The genomic interval GCGTCGCGTCGGGATGGCGGGCGAGCTCCACCAGCCAGCCACGCACGACGTCGGGTGAGTAGGGATTGCCGCGCGAGCCGGTGAACGACTGCGTGTCGCGGTGCAGCTTGCCCAGCTCCGTGCCCAGCCGCTCCAGGTGCTCCGCGGTGAGGCCCGGGTGGCGCTTCTCTTCTCCGGCGAGCCAGCGGAAGACGCTGACGCGGCCACCCTCCATCTCCACGAAGGTCGCGCCGTCGCGGGTGGTCATCAGCACCGGCGAGGGGAAGTGGTGCGCGGCCAGGTGATTGAGCAGCGCGGACTCGAAGCGCAGGTCGTCCGCAGAGCGCACCGTCGTGTGGCGAACGAAGTAGCGGCCGCTGTCTGTCTCCAGCCGGTGGTTGGTGTTGATGGAGCCCTGGGGAATGGGCGTCACCCCGCGCACACTCCCCAACCCGAAGGTCTCGGCGATGCGGGTGAAGACCTCGGGGGACAGCGCCGTGTGAACCGCCATTGCTCACTCCTCCATGCTCCCGGCCGCATGCATTGACACCTGGGAGGGGCGTACCTAATAGCATCCAACGCCAGCGCGGGGAGACAGGTCCATGGACACGGAAGGTCAAACCGACTGGAAGCGGCGCGAGAGTTGGAAGAGCGCGCTGGTGCAGGTGGCGGTGGCGGCCGTGGTGCTCGCGGGCGCGGTCACCTGGTTCGTCCACCGCGGCACGGTGCGAAAGCAGACAGAAGAGCATCTGCGCGCCGCCCGAGCCGCCGCCGCTCGAGGCAATCCGGCCGACCTCGCCCGCGCCATGGCGGAGCTGGAGACCTTGTTCCAGGTGGATGACCAGGCCCGCGACGCGCAGGCGCTGGCCGCGGACCTCCAGACGGTGTTGTGGCTGGACCACCACCAGCCCGGCGCGGACGCCAAGGCGCGCGAGCACCTTGCCCGGGCCGAGGAGCTCGACTCGCGCTCCGGCGAGCGCTTCGCCACGCGCGCGCTCCACCTGCTCGCGGAAGGCAAGACGGCCGAGGCGGAGAAGTTCCTCTCAGAACTCCAGGCCCAAGGCGCCAGCAGCCCCCGGCTGACCCTGGCCATGGCCCTGACGCTCCAGTCGAAGGGAGACCTTCCCGGCGCGCGCCAGGCCTTCGCCCGCGCCGCGGAGAACGCCTACCGCGACCCGCGCTTCACCAGCGCGTACGGCCTGGCCCTGCTCGATGAGGGCCAACATGACCAGGCGGTGGAGGCGTTCGAGAAGGCCATCCAAGCCAACCCGGACCACCTCCTCGCGAAGCTGAGCATGGGGCTCGCGCAGGTGTACCAGGGCAAGAAGCTGGACGAGGCCCAGCACACCGTGGACACCGCGAGCCAGAAGCAGGCCGAGCTGACGCCTGTCCTGCGCTCACGCGTGGGGGCGTTGAAGGCGGAGCTCGCGCTGACACGCGGCGCGACGGA from Myxococcus stipitatus carries:
- a CDS encoding homoserine kinase, giving the protein MAVHTALSPEVFTRIAETFGLGSVRGVTPIPQGSINTNHRLETDSGRYFVRHTTVRSADDLRFESALLNHLAAHHFPSPVLMTTRDGATFVEMEGGRVSVFRWLAGEEKRHPGLTAEHLERLGTELGKLHRDTQSFTGSRGNPYSPDVVRGWLVELARHPDATLSGLAGELEQALATAESRRQGLEPLGVIHADLFTDNVKWLGDSVGAFFDFEMACREAYGLDLVITLNAWCFDQGQYQPELCRALVRGYQDIRPLAPVERANLFGHALFGAVRFTSSRIRDYHLSPLPADKLVRKDYRTYLARTRALTAMGPEGYAALLGL
- a CDS encoding tetratricopeptide repeat protein gives rise to the protein MDTEGQTDWKRRESWKSALVQVAVAAVVLAGAVTWFVHRGTVRKQTEEHLRAARAAAARGNPADLARAMAELETLFQVDDQARDAQALAADLQTVLWLDHHQPGADAKAREHLARAEELDSRSGERFATRALHLLAEGKTAEAEKFLSELQAQGASSPRLTLAMALTLQSKGDLPGARQAFARAAENAYRDPRFTSAYGLALLDEGQHDQAVEAFEKAIQANPDHLLAKLSMGLAQVYQGKKLDEAQHTVDTASQKQAELTPVLRSRVGALKAELALTRGATDQALQDAESALKAVPDDVYALFARARALATRKDAQARAAFEAAVARRRTAPLLYLDGARSLQASGDNAGALALLDAYEGAFGAIQVATADGKQVRLLEQDGRYWLARGGLLEATGRQDDALGAYDKAIAAKGVGLARAQYAKGALLVLRKDYENAKVLLATVAPDTGAGTLPEAYAAMGDLLFAQNAYAAGCQHYYFGLVRARAQGTPREELAARIDTVKKGLESAGQGAMAKAWVNETNTLLQ